From Syntrophorhabdus sp., a single genomic window includes:
- a CDS encoding type II toxin-antitoxin system HipA family toxin: MYKPVKAIEVRIWGKLVGALAPDPRLGCYAFEYDSAFAMSGMELAPLTMPLSRASSPFLFSDLPEASFKRLPGMIADALPDDFGNSLIDAWMAREGIRKADITPLDRLAYMGKRGVGALEFRPAISTGIRSSAIHLSRLVEAARSAVRGDLSTDHLAKAALNQIIQVGTSAGGARAKAAIAWNPETEEIRSGQFDVEPGFEHWILKFDGMGADFELGGSRNYGRIEYAYYLMARKAGISMSECRLMEENGRAHFMTRRFDREGNTKHHMQTLCAMMHLDYKQKSTHDYGQFFAAIERLQLGTSAMEEAFRRMVFNVMAANCDDHTKNFSFILRQGGKWKLAPAYDVTHAYNPKGEWTYQHLMAINGKFSDISRSDLLAVANRFSIGRAEEIIEQVDDAVARW, encoded by the coding sequence TCGCGATGTCCGGTATGGAACTCGCTCCCCTGACCATGCCACTGTCCCGTGCCTCTTCTCCTTTTCTCTTTTCAGATCTGCCGGAGGCATCATTCAAACGGCTTCCCGGGATGATCGCGGATGCCCTCCCTGACGATTTCGGTAATTCTCTCATCGATGCGTGGATGGCAAGAGAAGGTATCCGGAAGGCTGACATCACGCCCCTCGACAGGCTCGCCTACATGGGAAAAAGAGGTGTCGGGGCACTGGAATTCCGTCCCGCCATTTCGACCGGTATCAGGTCCAGCGCCATCCACCTCTCACGCCTTGTCGAGGCAGCGCGTAGTGCCGTAAGGGGAGATCTTTCCACTGACCACCTGGCAAAAGCGGCACTCAACCAGATCATCCAGGTGGGAACGTCCGCCGGTGGGGCAAGGGCCAAGGCAGCCATCGCCTGGAACCCGGAGACCGAAGAGATCAGGTCGGGACAATTCGATGTCGAACCCGGCTTCGAGCACTGGATACTCAAGTTCGACGGGATGGGAGCCGATTTCGAGCTTGGAGGATCCCGGAACTATGGCCGCATCGAGTACGCATACTATCTCATGGCGCGCAAGGCGGGGATATCCATGTCTGAATGCAGGCTGATGGAAGAGAACGGCCGCGCTCACTTCATGACGCGCCGTTTCGACCGCGAGGGGAACACCAAGCACCACATGCAGACGCTGTGCGCCATGATGCACCTGGATTACAAGCAGAAGAGCACCCACGACTACGGTCAGTTCTTTGCAGCCATTGAACGGCTACAGTTGGGTACCTCCGCCATGGAAGAGGCCTTCAGGCGGATGGTGTTCAACGTGATGGCGGCGAACTGTGATGACCATACGAAGAACTTCTCTTTTATCCTCCGGCAGGGAGGGAAATGGAAGCTCGCGCCGGCGTATGACGTCACACATGCGTACAATCCCAAGGGAGAATGGACCTACCAGCATCTCATGGCCATCAACGGGAAGTTCTCCGACATCTCCCGCAGCGACCTGCTGGCAGTTGCGAACAGGTTCAGCATAGGAAGAGCGGAGGAGATAATCGAGCAGGTTGACGATGCCGTTGCCCGGTGG